In the Tenuifilum sp. 4138str genome, GAGCCATCTTGGCTTTTTATTGATGAAATTACCATAAAGTAAAAAGCTTATGCCATGCGTAAATTATTGATATTGGTTCTGGTGTTAGCGGTTTTCATATCGTGCAGCAAGAATAGCGATGTAAACATTATACCCAAGCCCGTAAATCTTAAACAGGCCGAGGGCAATTTTTCCATTAGCGACAAAACGATAGTTAGAGCCGATAGCGCCGATAGTGTTGCTGTAAATAATGCAATTTCCCTTGTTGAACTGCTGAACCAAAAAGGGGTAGGCTGTAATTTTAAGCCTGAAGTAGGAGTTGATTCCACCAGTAGCATTGTTTTTACTACAAAGGGTTGCCCCGATAGCTTGGGTGCTGATGGCTACATGTTGAGTATTGGACCCGAGCTTATCATCATTAATGCAAATGGGGCTGCTGGTTTTTTCTATGCCATACAAACCCTCAGGCAACTGATGCCCGCCAATTTCGAAAAAAACGATTTCAGGCAAAAATCGGTAACAGTACCTTGTCTTAATGTTATTGATAAGCCGCGTTTCCCCTGGCGGGGGCTTAACCTTGACTGTTGCCGTCATTTTATGTCCAAAGATTTTGTGAAGCGCTACATCGACCTGTTGGCATACCATAAAATGAACGTACTGCACTGGCACATCACCGAAGATCAGGGCTGGCGAATAGAGATAAAGAAGTACCCTAAATTAACTGAGGTTGGGGCTTGGCGGACCAATGCCGATGGAACGGTTTACGGGGGTTTCTATACCCAAGATGACATTCGCGAGGTGGTTTCATACGCCGCAAAACGCCATGTGACGGTAGTTCCTGAAATTGAGATGCCCGGGCATTCAGTGGCCGCTTTGGCGTCATACCCGAACCTTTCTTGTACAGGAGAGCCATTAAAGGTTGAAACCAGCTGGGGCGTTTTTAAGGATATTTACTGTGCCGGGAACGATTCTACCTTCATCTTTTTACAGGACGTTCTTACTGAGGTTGTGGAACTCTTTCCTTCGCCATACATTCATATCGGCGGCGATGAGGCGCCTAAGTATCGTTGGGAGAACTGCCCAAAATGCAATGCAAGGCTTCATAATGTGAAATTAAATAGCTACGAGGAGCTACAGCGTTACTTCATTAGCCGAATAGCAAAATTTTTGGAGAGCAAAGGGAAAACCATTATTGGCTGGGATGAGATTCTGGAGGGGGGCAGGCCGCACAATGCTATGGTTCAGGCATGGCGTGGTATCGATAGGGCTACGGAAGCCCTGAACGCCAACGCACCGGTTATTGTGTCGCCAACAAGCCACTGTTACTTCGACTATCCCGTTGAGGTTACCAACCTGCAAAAGGTTTACAGCTTCGACCCCGTACCCGCTCAAGTCGATTCAGCAAAGGTTTCGCTGATTCTTGGTGGCGAGTGTAACATGTGGACAGAGTATGCCCCTCAGGAAACAGTCGATTCAAAGGTGTTCCCGCGTATGCTTGCCATTGCAGAGGTTTTGTGGACATATCCACAGGAACGAAACTACAACGAGTTTCTTAAACGGGTTCGTAACCATTATGCACGTTTAGAGGCTTTGGGCGTATCCTATGGTTTTGAGCAATCGGCTGTTGAGTTTAAATCAAGTATAGGTGATGATAAAAAGTCCATTTGTGTTGAGATGAATAAAGGGCAGGAAAATCTTATTATTCGATATACCACAAATGGAGATGAGCCAACCCAGAATAGCGCACGCTATCGTAAACCAATTGTTTTAACTTCGTCATCAATCTTAAAGGCTGCTGCATTTAACAATGGCAAACGGGTGGGTGATGTTTTTGAACGATCATTTGTGGTATCGAAAAGTTTAGGTAAACCCATAATGCTTGGTTTTGTTCCTGCCGAAAAGTATTTGGGCGGTAGTCGGCAGGCTCTTGTTGATGGCCGGCTGGGAACACCCAAGTATAACGATGGCATTTGGCAAGCCGTTCAGGGAAGCAATATGGAAGCTACCATTGACCTTGGTGCTAATCAGCGAATAAGTAGTATTTCTCTGGGCTTTTTACAAAATATTCCCTCATGGATATTCCTGCCCAAACGGGTAGATGTTTTTGTTTCAGGTGATAGTATATCCTTTGAGCCAATTGCCCAGATGCATTGTCCTGATAACATAACGCGCCAACCTCTTGTAGTTTATAGGTTTAATGCTTCTGCAGGAAAGGAAATCATGGGGCGTTACGTGCGTTTTGTTGCCCATAATCCAGGTCCCTGCCCTGAGTGGCATCCAGCATCGGGTTCACCTACCTGGATTTTTGCCGATGAGGTTGTGGTGGAATAAAAAAGCGGTTAATCCTATTTCCGGAAATACTGACTCTAAATGGTAGTTTGAAGCTAATTTAGTTCCGAGTGAAAAACTCTGCAAGCCACCCATCTTATTAACATAAGGGGATAAATACCATTAATGCTTTCTTCATTCCTCTTAGAGAATATGTTGAGTAGGGGTTTTACTAATTCTTAAAACTTAAGCAGGGCAGTAGAGATTTTAAAAATAAAAAAGGGGTGTCATGCCTTGACACCCCACATGGTTGGCTAAAACTCTATCTCGTTATCGTGTTTATCAAAGAAATGGTACTCCAGAAAATGGTACGACGACATGGGTAATAGGTTAATGGCGCACTTAAACCTCAAAGCCCACATAAACCGTTTAGAAAAGAATCCCTTTTTTATGTAAGCAGCAATGTAAGGGTGTAGCTTAATGGTAACGGAGCGATACTTTTTGCTTGCGCATATCAGCGAAAGCTGGTTCTCAATTTGTTCATCGAGCAGGATTGTGGCTGTAACCTTTCCGCTTCCGTTACAGGCAGGGCACTTCTCGCTGGTGTCGATGTGCATTTCGGGCCGAACCCGTTGGCGGGTAATTTGCATGAGCCCGAACTTTGTTAGCGGCAGAATATTGTGCTTGGCACGGTCGCGGCTCATGAGCTCCTTCATGCGCTCGTACACCATCTGCTTGTTCTCGTTGCTATGCATGTCGATAAAATCGACAACAATAATACCGCCCATATCGCGCAACCTGAGTTGCCGGGCAATCTCGTCGGTTGCGGCCAGGTTAACCTCAAGGGCGTTTGTTTCCTGATCGTTCGACGATTTGGAGCGGTTACCGCTGTTCACATCAATCACATGAAGCGCCTCAGTGTGTTCAATAATAAGATATGCTCCGCTTTTAATTGAAACCGTTCGGCCAAAGAGCGATTTAATTTGCTTTTCAACGCCAAACTGGTCAAATATGGGCACATTCCCGTTGTAAAGCTTTACAATTTTTTCCTTTTCGGGCGCAATGCTCTCAATGTATTCGCGTATTTCTTCGTAAACATTCTCGTCGTTCACATGAATGCTGTTGAACGATCCGTTAAGCATATCCCTCAGGATAGCCGAGGTGCGTTTGATTTCACTGGTAAGCAGAACCGGATAACCCGGATTCTTAAGTTTTTCAACGGTGATTTCCCACCTTTTAATTAAGCTGCGCAACTCTGCATCGAGTACTGCAACCTTTTTGCCCTCGGCGGCAGTGCGGACAATAACCCCAAAATTCTTTGGAATAATACTTTCCATTAACCTTTTTAGTCGCTTGCGCTCCTCTGGGGAAGTAATTTTTTGCGAAATTGAAACCTTGTCGTTAAAGGGCACAAGAACGATATTCCGGCCGGCAATTGATATTTCAGAGGTGAGTCTTGGCCCTTTGGTTGAAATGGGCTCCTTGGCAATTTGCACCATTATCGGTTGCCCAGGGTTAAGCACATCGGTTATTTTCCCACCCTTATCAATGTCGGGAAGCATCCCATACTTTGAAATGGGAATGGTTTTGTTTTTCCGCGAGTAGTGATCCTGAACGAACTTCTGGAGTGTTTTAAACTGTGGCCCAAGGTCGAGGTAGTGAAGGAATGCGTCCTTTTCGTAGCCCACATCTACAAAGGCTGCATTCAACCCGGGCATAATTTTTTTTACTTTACCGAGATAGATGTCGCCAACCGAGAACTGAACGTTGCTCCGCTCCTTGTTGAGCTCCACCAGCTGCTTGTTTTCGAGCAGGGCAATCGCAACTTCAGTGTCACGAACATCGATGATTAGCTCGGTATTCACTTTTTAGGTGTATTTTTTGGTTAGCGATTAAACAATGCAACCTAAAGCACCTTGAGGCACTTTAGGTTGCTTATGTCACCATGCTGATTAGCAAATGGTTATCTATTTTTCTTTTTATGGCGGTTCTTACGTAGGCGTTTTTTACGCTTGTGGGTTGCCATCTTGTGTCTTTTTCTTTTCTTTCCGCTTGGCATTGTGGTAAATTTTGATTGTTAGTACTAAACTATTTCTTTACGTGGTTCTTAACCTTGTTTACGAACGATTTTGAAGGTTTGAAGGCAGGAATGAAGTGTTCAGGAATAATGATAGTGGTGTTCTTTGAGATGTTACGAGCGGTTTTTTTGGCACGCTTTTTAACTATAAAGCTGCCGAAACCACGCAGGTAAACATTCTTCTCCTTTACCAAGGAATCCTTTACGGCTTCCATGAAAGCCTCAACGGTTTTCTGAACTGCTACTTTCTCGATTCCAGTACTCTTGGAAATCTCGTTTACGATATCAGCCTTTGTCATTTCTTTTGAAAATCTTTAGTTATCAATAAATTACACAATCACTTTCAAATTTGGATTGCAAATATACATGTTTTGTATCGATATTTAAAATGGTTAAGGTTAATTTTGACAAGATTTTTTTTTCTTTTGATTTGATAGCATGGATTTTAGCTCAATACTTTTGAAGTGGTATCAGGCCAATGCGCGCGATTTGCCGTGGCGTAATACCACCAACCCTTACTATATTTGGGTGTCGGAGGTTATACTCCAGCAAACCAGAGTTGTGCAGGGCATTTCGTATTACTACCGCTTTATTGAGCGTTTCCCAACCATTCAATCGCTTGCCGATGCCGATATTGATGATGTGATGAAGGTCTGGCAGGGCTTAGGCTACTACACAAGAGCACGCAACCTTAAGGCAGGGGCAATTCAGGTTTTGGAGCAGTATGATGGCAGGTTGCCAACAACCTGTAAGGAACTTTTAAAGATTAAAGGGTTAGGTGCTTACTCGGCTGCGGCTATTGCATCGTTTGCATTTGGCGAGGCTGTCCCTGCAGTTGATGGCAATGTTTACCGAATTCTATCCCGTATTTTTGGAATATTTACGCCTATCGATTCCATAAGTGGCAAAAAGGAGTTTTTTGCTTTAGCAAATGAGCTCATCTCCAGGTCTGAACCCGGGCGGTTCAACCAGGCTTTGATTGATTTTGGTGCACTGCAGTGTACCCCAAAATCGCCACGCTGCCCAGAGTGCCCTTTTGCCGACTACTGCTATGCATTTCAAAATAACCTGATTGCTGCACTCCCGGTAAAGGGTAAAAAGAAACCACCCACTGACCGATTCTTTTACTACTTCATGGTAAAGCACCAAGGGTATTCCTACATCAAAAGGCGCGAGCAAAAGGATATTTGGCACTCGCTGTACGAGTTTCCCATGCTTGAAACCTCGGCTGCACTGAAACCCGACGAATTGATTGCAATGTTAAATAACCTAAGTTTCTTATCGGGCTCCAAGGTGAAAGTGTTGAATATCTCACAACCCATCCGTCATGTATTGAGCCATCGGACTATCTGGGCAACCTTTTTAATACTTGAGGTTGATAAACCTAACTATGTGCTTGCCGAAGAGTACGTAAGGGTTCCAATTGACAACATTAACAATTACTCCTTGCCAAGACTGATTGATGCATACATGGCTGCTGAGCCTGCAGTAAAATATTTTTCTGCAAAAAAATAATTGCATTGTTGCATTATTTTTTTTAAATTGGATTGGTAATAAACCTTAACCAAAAATTAGTAACGATGTCAGTAAACAAAGTAATCCTGGTAGGAAACGTAGGCAAAGACCCTGAGGTTCGTCACCTTGAAGGTGGAGTATCCGTTGCCCGTTTCCCATTGGCAACCAATGAAACCTATACCGATAAGTCAGGTAAAAAGGTAACCCAAACCGAGTGGCACAACATTGTTGTATGGCGTGGCTTAGCCGACATTGCTGAAAAGTACATAAAAGCCGGAAAGCTTTTGTATGTGGAAGGACGTATTCGCAGTTCCTCATATGAGGATAAGGATGGTAACAAACGTTACACAACCGAGATCCTCTGCGATAACTTCCGTTTCCTTGGGCCAAATACTGGTCAGGGTGAAAAAGCACAATCCTACGCTGAGGAAAAGAGCGAGAGTGCAATGGCAAGCGATACCGAAATCACAACCCCTCTACCCGACGACGATTTACCTTTCTAGTATAAAAGCGAACTCCGGCAAAGCCGGAGTTCATTATTTTTTTACCAAGGTTATAGGAAATCTATTTTGTAGCCTCATCCATTATTAGCTGTGCCAACTCGTTAGCCTTACTGGGCGATTTGGCTTCGGCATAAATTCGAATAATAGGCTCGGTGTTCGATTTGCGCATGTGTACCCAACCCTCTGCAAAGTCGATGCGCAAACCGTCGATGGTATTTATTTGCTCATTCGAAAATTTGGCCATGAGACGTTCAAGAACCGCATCGGGATTTAACCCCTGTCTGAGCTCCAGCTTGTTTTTTGAAATGAAGTAGTTAGGGTATTGCTGTCGAATCTCCGAACACTTTTTACCGCTTTTTGCAAGCAGAGTGAGGAATAATGCAATACCCACAAGGGCATCGCGACCGTAGTGCAGCTCAGGTAGTATAACCCCACCATTACCCTCGCCACCAATAACAGCGTTTACCTCTTTCATTTTGGTAACCACGTTTACCTCGCCTACCGCGGAGGCAAAGTATTCCTTGCCGTATTTAAGGGTGATATCGCGCAGGGCGGCAGTGCTTGACAGGTTCGATACCGTGTTACCGGGTTTCTGGCTAAGTACATAATCGGCACAAGCAACAAGGGTGTACTCCTCGCCAAACATAGTGCCATCCTCATTAATAATGGCAAGCCTATCCACATCGGGGTCTACCACAAAGCCCACATCGGCTTTGCGTTCCTTTATCACCTGTGATATCTCTGTTAAATGTTCGGGAAGCGGCTCGGGGTTGTGCGGAAAATCGCCAGTGGGGTCGGTATACAGCTCAATGATATCCTTTACACCTAAGGCTTTTAGTAGCCGTGGTAGCGCTATTCCGCCAACAGAGTTGACACAGTCAATTGCAACCCTAAAGTTTGCTTTGCCAATAGCATCAATATCAACGTATTTAAGGTTGATAATGTGCTCAATGTGTTCGTCTATGTAGGAATACTCTTCGTTGGTTACGCCAAGGTTGTCGATATCGGCAAATGAAAAGTTTTCGCTATCTGCTATTTCAAGAACTTTTCTGCCATCGGTGTCCGAAAGGAATTCGCCTTTCTCGTTTAGTAGCTTGAGGGCGTTCCACTGACGGGGATTGTGGCTAGCAGTTAGAATAATTCCCCCATCGGTTTTCTCATGTATTACCGCCATTTCAACAGTGGGCGTTGTGGCAAGTCCAAGGTTAAGTATATCTACTCCACATCCCATGAGTGTTCCAACTACCAAATTGTTAACCATCTCGCCTGAAATGCGCGCATCGCGACCTACTACAACCCTGCAACGCTTACCATTATTACGTTGTTTCAACCACTCGGCATATGCCGATATGAACCTGACAATATCAATAGGGGTAAGGTTTTCACCAACTCCACCGCCTATAGTTCCGCGTATTCCTGATATCGATTTAATGAGAGCCATTTTGGTTTGAATTTGTAGCGCAAAGTTAGAAAAATAGTTGTATGTAGGGGGGATATCTTACCTTACTTGTGTTTTGCTAAAATATGTTATGCTTGCGTTATTTGTTTTGCTTGGTTTTGAAGAGCAGTCAAAAAATAATTAAATTTGGGAATAGCATGTATTTGAGTTAGCCATGGGCCGATTAAAAGTAATTATTCTGTTAATTCTTCTATTTTCAAATGGGCTTTTTGCCCAAAAGGTGAGCCTGGTTTTAAGCGGTGGCGGAGCAAAGGGGTTAGCCCACATTGGGGTTATTAAAGCTCTGGAGGAAAACGGAATTCCAATCGATAACGTTTCGGGTACTTCGATGGGTGCCATAATTGGCGGCCTTTATGCCATGGGTTATTCCCCCGATGAGATGGTTGAAAAGTTTAAAACACGCGACTTTTACAACTGGAGCAAGGGTATAATAGGGGAATCGCTCAAGTACAACATTAACGATTTCTCGTTAACCGATGCCGAAAATCTTAGTGTTGGGCTTATGCTCACATCAAAGGGCATAAAGCCCAAGGTTGCATCGAGTTTCATCCCCACCGTTGGGATGGATATTGCCTTTGATGAACTTTTTGCTCAGGGTACTGCCGTTTCAGGGGGCGATTTCAATAACCTTTTTGTGCCCTTTAGGTGCAACGCCTCCGTTGTGGTTAGTAAAAAAATTGTTTATTTCCGAAATGGCGACTTAGGTAGAAGCATTAGGACTTCAATGACTTTTCCGCTTTACTTTAAGCCTATTTATGTTGATAGTTTACTACTTTTCGATGGGGGAATCTATAACAACTTCATGTGGCCTGAGGCCTTAAAGGAGTTTTCGCCCGATTTCATTATTGGTAGCAAGGTGGCTAACGACTCTAAAAGCCCCTCGGACGACGACCCCTTTGAGCAGCTCGAGGCTATGATTGTAGGTATGACCAACTATGATATTCCCGATTCTATAGGGATTGTTATTGACACCCGATTGTCAAACGTTAGCCTTTTAGATTTTGAAAGGGTTGATGAGATTGTTGGTTTAGGGTACCAATCTGCAATTAACCTAATGGATAGTATTAAGGCTAAGGTTTACCGTAGGGTCCCCCTCGATAGCCTTACCCATGCCCGCAAAAAGTTTCGTGAAAAACTTCCACCATTATACATATCGCAAATAAGCGTTTTGGGGTTGAATCCTAAGCAGCAAAAGTATATCGACAAGGTGTTAATAAACAAGTTCAGCATTATTACCTTTGATAGGTTTAAGGTTAACTACTACCGGTTAATGTCCGATAAAGTGTTTACTCGTCTTCAACCCCAGTTCGTTTACGATAGGAATAGCGGACTTTTTGATGTGAAAATGCAAGCCACGCTTAACCGGTACCCCAGTCTTGGTTTAGGTCTGAGCCTTTCATCAGATATTGGCAATGAGGGCTTTTTTTCCGTTACCCACAACTGGTTAACCAGGACATCGAATACCCTGTACGGCAATATTTATTTCGGAAAATTTCACAGTAGCGCAAGGCTAACAGCCATGAAAACCTTCCCGTCGCGAATACCAATCTCGCTGGTTTCGACCCTTGTAGCCAACCGTTACGATTACCATAGCGGTAATCCGGTTCCTTTTTTTGAGGATGTGAAACCTGCCTATGCCATTCAGGAAGAGACCTTTGCCACTATCGCATTGCGCTTTAGCCATACAAGTGCGCTGAACACATCAATGTTTATAACGAGTGGTGAAAAGCTGGATGAGTATTACCAAACCGAAAACTACTACTCATTCGATATTCCCGATAAAACCCGTTTCCGGTTCTTGAAGGGTGGAATTAGGCTGGAAAAAAATACCCTGAACCATAAGCAGTATGCCAATCGGGGGCGACATCAGCTAGTATCGTTATCGGGGTACTACGGACACCAAATTCATAAACCCGGTACAACTGCCATGCAACTGTCGGAATTTGACGATTATCAATCGTTTATCACTGCATACCTTCACAATGAGAGTTACCATAGGATATTTGGACAGATTTTCTGGCTTGGCCTTTACCTGGACGGTTACTGGTCGTCGCAACGATTTTTCGATAATTACTGGGCAACAATTCTATCAATGAACCAGTTCTCGCCAACCCCGCATTCGCGAATATTGTTTTTAAAGGAGCTTCGTTCAAACAAGTATGTTGCTTTGGGTTTATCGCCGATTGTTGATTTTGGCAGTAATGTGAGTTTCCGATTCGATGCTTTTGTTTATCAGCCTTATAAAGCCATATTGGCCGATAGCAATGGTTTAGCCTACTACGGCGATGCCTTTAAAAGCAGGGAGTATTTGATGTCGGCCTCGGTAATTTATAATTCTCCGGTAGGCCCAGTAACAATATCGGTATCGCATTACCCCAGAAACAAGGGCAAAAATTTCTTTTTTAATTTGTCGTTTGGATACTCGTTGTTTAACCCAAGGGTTTTTGATAACTAACGGTTTGCCTCGAGCAGGTTGCGCATTTTCTGGATTAGCACTTCAATCTGGAAAGGTTTGCTGATGTAATCGTCCATTCCGGCGGCTAAACATTCTTCCCGGTCGCCCATGAGTGCATTAGCAGTTATGGCAATAATAGGGGTGTGCGAGTTTGTGCTTGCCTCAATTTCCCGAATCTTTTTAGCTGCCGTGTAGCCATTCATGATTGGCATTTGAACATCCATCAGTATGATATCGTACTTGCTGGTCCCAAATTTATCCAATGCCTCTTTGCCGTTTACTGCTACATCAATATTTTTAACCAGCTTTTTAAGGCTAAGTAATACAATCTTCTGGTTAATTAGGTTGTCCTCAACCAGCAAAACATTAGCGTTTTCTAAGCTTACATCCGATGTGGGCAACTTCTCAGCCTTGCTAATTTCAGAAGTTACGGGTACGGTTTCATCAACACCTTTCCCCTTGCCCTCAGGTTGTTGGATTTCTTCTTTTAGCGATGTGGGAACTTTAAGTAGCCTGATGTTGAAGTTTATTTGTGATTCCTGCGATGTTAGCTTAACATTTAGTTTGCCCCCATTTTCACGAATAAGCTTGGCTGCAATTTTTAGGTCGAGCATCTCAATAAATACCTGGTTACTCAGTGCGGTTGAGCTATCGGCTAGGGTAGTTGACGATACACCATCGGCATGGTGCAGGAGTAATGGGGTGTTTGTTTTGATTTCAGTATAAATGTCAATTCCATCGCCGGCTTCCTGCATTTTATTGATCTTAATATCAAGTATTACCTTTTGGCTACTTTTGTTTTTAATGATACTCTCCACAATGTTTAGGAAAATCTGCTTTAGCTTAACGGGGTCGCCAAGTAGGTTTTTGGGAAGGCGCTCGTCATACTTAAAGGAAAAACTAACAGTGCCCGATTGGGTTGAAAAGAGGCGGAATGTGTTGTTTACCGTATTTTGAAGGTCGAATGGCACGAGTACATCGGAGTCTTTTGGCATCTCGCTTATGGATAGGTCAATCATACTGTTCAGGGTGCTCATAAGGTTATTTGATGAAGCTTGAATGGTATCAATCATATCCTTGAGCTTCTCTTCCTGAATTTGGTTTGACAGTATGTTTGAAATTATGACAATGTTATTGAGCGGTGTTCTTATGTCGTGCGAAAGCTTGGCAAGATTCTCGGTTCGTTTTTTTATGTCATTTTGAAGTTCAATGCTTTTTCTTTCCAACTCTTGTAATTGTTTAGTTCTGATGAACCAAAGCAGCGATAGAGCGGTTAGGTAAACAATAAATCCAACGCTAATGAAATAACGGTTTTCATAAAAAATATTTTCGTTGGGTAAGCCAATAAAAGGTAGGATAAAAAGAACTATGGTGAGTAATGCTGTAAATACTACAAGTATCACCGATGCTTTATTGAATGTAGTAGAGCTAAAAAACATCAGGGGTAATAACATTGTAACTGCAAGCAGCATAAGGTTGTTTGAACCCAGAAGTATATTAACCAAAATTCCTATAGCAAAAATGTAAGAAATGCCAAGCCCAATACTGCCAAAGCGGTTTGAGCGGTAAAGCATAAAAAGTAAAACCAGAGCTACGAAAAATGTAGAAAAATTAAGGATTGAAACAGGTATAGATGATTTAAGCGATGCAATGGCTAGGATTATGAAAATGAGCAGTGAAGGAATAGCAATAAGGTTAAGCTGTATAATCTTATCGGCAAAATCTTTCGATTTGTTTGTTTCAACACCAAACGATAAAACCTCTATGAGTTTATTGGCTATTTTCATCTGAAATGATTTTTCAATTAAATCAACAATCCAAATATAGCAATATTTTGAATTAATAGGCTAATATAATTCAGTTCAAGTTTTCACAAAAATTCGAAAAGCCAAACTTTGAGAGATTGGTAGCGGTGTTAAAAGAACACCTTGTGGATTACGTTTAAAATGGCAAGGCCTCCTAGGGTGAAAATTACAGCACCCGAAATTTTATTGATCCACCAGAGTTGCTTTAGCCTAAAGTGCCTGCGAAAGTAGTTTACGGTAGATGTAAGTATATACCACCAGAGAGCACCGCCAAGGAA is a window encoding:
- a CDS encoding response regulator — protein: MKIANKLIEVLSFGVETNKSKDFADKIIQLNLIAIPSLLIFIILAIASLKSSIPVSILNFSTFFVALVLLFMLYRSNRFGSIGLGISYIFAIGILVNILLGSNNLMLLAVTMLLPLMFFSSTTFNKASVILVVFTALLTIVLFILPFIGLPNENIFYENRYFISVGFIVYLTALSLLWFIRTKQLQELERKSIELQNDIKKRTENLAKLSHDIRTPLNNIVIISNILSNQIQEEKLKDMIDTIQASSNNLMSTLNSMIDLSISEMPKDSDVLVPFDLQNTVNNTFRLFSTQSGTVSFSFKYDERLPKNLLGDPVKLKQIFLNIVESIIKNKSSQKVILDIKINKMQEAGDGIDIYTEIKTNTPLLLHHADGVSSTTLADSSTALSNQVFIEMLDLKIAAKLIRENGGKLNVKLTSQESQINFNIRLLKVPTSLKEEIQQPEGKGKGVDETVPVTSEISKAEKLPTSDVSLENANVLLVEDNLINQKIVLLSLKKLVKNIDVAVNGKEALDKFGTSKYDIILMDVQMPIMNGYTAAKKIREIEASTNSHTPIIAITANALMGDREECLAAGMDDYISKPFQIEVLIQKMRNLLEANR